The Umboniibacter marinipuniceus genomic sequence AACTGATGCATCAATATCGAAAACGGTCAATTCATCTGCTTCTTTTTCATTGAAGATACGAACCGCGTTAATTGGGTCGCCAACGTACTTATCATCGCCAAACTTCGTGGTTTTAACTAATCCCTTATTTCGAACCAGCAAAACAGGGATAATGCGAGATCTTAGCATTCTACAACTCTGCGAAATTTTTAAGTAAAGCAACACCATTATGGTGGCTTTTTTCTGGGTGACACTGAATACCGTAAATATTCTCTTTTTTTATAACACAACCAATGGTTTTTGAGTATGTTGCGGTTGCAATCACTCCATCCGCATCATCCTTAAAATGATAACTATGAAGGAAGTAAAAACGCAGATCATCATCTAGACCTGAAAATAGCTTCTCGGCTTGATTCACTTTAAGATTATTCCAGCCCATATGTGGAAGCGGGTAGCCGTCTCGACTTTCAAACTTATTAACATTGGCATCTAGCCAGCCTAACCCTTCAGACGACCCTTCATCACTACTTGCAGCCATAATTTGCATTCCGACACAAATCCCCAAAACTGGAACTTTTTTCTTTAGAACCAATTCAGTTA encodes the following:
- the hisH gene encoding imidazole glycerol phosphate synthase subunit HisH, whose translation is MIAIVDYGLGNIRAFGNIYRRLGISFCFASTPNELEGATHLILPGVGSFDYAMERLNDSGLKDSLTELVLKKKVPVLGICVGMQIMAASSDEGSSEGLGWLDANVNKFESRDGYPLPHMGWNNLKVNQAEKLFSGLDDDLRFYFLHSYHFKDDADGVIATATYSKTIGCVIKKENIYGIQCHPEKSHHNGVALLKNFAEL